A window of Phycodurus eques isolate BA_2022a chromosome 5, UOR_Pequ_1.1, whole genome shotgun sequence contains these coding sequences:
- the sema4ba gene encoding sema domain, immunoglobulin domain (Ig), transmembrane domain (TM) and short cytoplasmic domain, (semaphorin) 4Ba isoform X2 — protein sequence MLYVGAREILFALNLSDVSALELQKNLTWKTPDKKRGECSFKGKDLQTDCFNYIKILLRVNSTHLYVCGTYAFSPICAYINTANFSFVRSNTSEIVTEDGRSRCPFNPEYKSSAIMADGELYAGTVSNFQGNEPIIYKSLSQGTALKTENSLNWLQDPAFVGSAYIQESLPEGNLVGDDDKIYFFFSEAGKEFDFFDNTIVSRIARVCKGDLGGERVLQKKWTTFLKAQLLCSLPDDGFPFNIIQDMFVLTPSPEDWKNTVFYGVFTSQWYNGASGTSAVCSFTMEQVEKAFSGRYREVNRETQQWYTYNHPVPEPRPGACITNAARKQGVLSSLHMPDKVLNFVKDHFLMDNVLRSQPLLLKRHARYTQIAVHQVVAARKAYHVLFIGTDDGRLHKAVSVKNKMHIIEELALFRDSQPVQHIQLDSEMGLLYVSTFSELVEVPLANCTNYQSCGECILSRDPYCAWNGRQCVDVRQAPLSNLLQQDVDNADASAICNKSVMSTRFAKSAHARMSSCQVMVIPANTFQVLPCKLRSNLAERLWVFSETSGHFHYPSPEGELVVVAQADRQETYECWSVEEGFRQLLSNYCVRGEAKRESVTQTGRTRTPAASQDNFVILPGEAHSPQINTKTYWNELIVVCGLLAFSLLVFSLFVIYRNRDRMKSMIKEGECPNMQPKKPRMVPKPAENLPLNGNAVAASVVDHKGYQTLHDNYTCGTPPHEGSSPENSKSFSDSEKRPLDLQESRVEISPTSPRPRVRLGSEIKDSVV from the exons ATGCTGTACGTTGGCGCTCGCGAGATTCTCTTCGCTCTCAACCTCTCGGACGTCAGCGCACTAGAGCTGCAAAAAAAT CTCACATGGAAAACCCCGGACAAGAAACGAGGCGAGTGCAGTTTCAAAGGAAAAGACCTGCAA ACGGATTGCTTCAACTACATCAAGATCTTATTGCGAGTGAACAGCACtcatctgtatgtgtgtggaaCGTACGCCTTCAGCCCCATCTGTGCTTACATT AACACTGCCAACTTCTCCTTCGTCAGAAGTAACACAAGCGAGATCGTCACCGAGGACGGACGCAGCCGTTGTCCCTTCAACCCTGAGTACAAGTCCAGCGCTATCATGGCTG ATGGCGAGCTGTATGCTGGCACAGTCAGCAATTTCCAGGGAAATGAGCCCATCATTTACAAGAGTCTCAGCCAAGGAACCGCTCTCAAAACGGAAAACTCCCTCAACTGGCTTCAAG ATCCGGCCTTCGTCGGCTCCGCCTACATCCAGGAGAGCCTGCCCGAGGGCAACCTGGTGGGCGACGACGATAAGATTTACTTCTTCTTCAGTGAGGCGGGAAAGGAGTTTGATTTCTTTGACAACACGATCGTGTCGCGCATCGCTCGCGTGTGCAAG GGAGATCTGGGCGGTGAGAGGGTCTTGCAGAAGAAGTGGACCACCTTTCTCAAGGCGCAACTTTTGTGCTCGCTGCCAGATGACGGCTTCCCCTTCAACATCATCCAGGACATGTTTGTGCTGACTCCCAGCCCGGAAGACTGGAAGAACACTGTATTTTACGGAGTCTTCACTTCCCAGTG GTACAACGGTGCCTCGGGAACCTCTGCTGTGTGCTCCTTCACAATGGAGCAGGTGGAAAAAGCCTTCAGCGGTCGATACCGCGAGGTGAACAGAGAAACCCAGCAGTGGTACACTTACAACCATCCTGTCCCAGAACCCCGGCCTGGAGCG tGTATCACGAACGCGGCCCGGAAGCAAGGCGTCTTGTCATCTCTCCACATGCCGGACAAGGTGTTGAATTTCGTCAAAGACCACTTCCTCATGGACAACGTGCTCCGCAGCCAGCCCCTGCTGCTCAAACGCCACGCTCGCTACACGCAGATCGCCGTCCATCAAGTCGTGGCGGCGCGCAAGGCCTACCACGTGCTCTTCATCGGCACAG ATGATGGGCGACTCCATAAAGCAGTGAGTGTGAAGAACAAGATGCACATCATTGAGGAGCTGGCGCTCTTCCGTGACTCCCAACCAGTGCAGCACATCCAGCTGGACTCGGAAATG GGTCTTCTTTATGTTTCCACTTTCTCTGAACTGGTGGAGGTCCCACTAGCTAACTGCACTAATTACCAGAGCTGCGGGGAGTGCATCCTCTCCAGGGACCCGTACTGTGCCTGGAATGGCAGGCAGTGTGTTGATGTCAGACAGGCTCCGCTAAGCAA tctGCTGCAGCAGGATGTGGATAATGCAGACGCTTCAGCTATTTGCAACAAGTCTGTGATGAGCACACGGTTTGCCAAGTCTGCACATGCAC GAATGTCATCTTGCCAGGTGATGGTTATCCCCGCCAACACTTTCCAAGTGTTGCCTTGCAAGCTGCGGTCCAATCTGGCTGAGAGGTTGTGGGTGTTCAGTGAGACTTCGGGTCACTTTCATTACCCCAGCCCAGAGGGGGAATTGGTGGTGGTTGCTCAGGCAGACAGGCAGGAGACCTACGAGTGCTGGTCCGTGGAGGAAGGCTTTCGACAGCTGCTGTCCAACTACTGCGTGCGGGGCGAGGCCAAGCGTGAGAGCGTCACCCAAACGGGCCGTACCCGTACCCCAGCCGCCTCGCAAGACAACTTTGTCATCCTGCCCGGCGAGGCTCACTCCCCGCAGATCAACACCAAGACCTACTGGAATGAGCTCATCGTGGTGTGCGGCCTCCTGGCCTTCTCCCTGCTGGTCTTCTCCCTGTTTGTAATCTACAGAAACCGCGACCGCATGAAGTCCATGATCAAGGAAGGCGAGTGCCCCAACATGCAACCGAAGAAGCCCAGAATGGTGCCGAAGCCCGCCGAGAACTTGCCGCTCAACGGCAACGCCGTGGCTGCCTCCGTGGTGGaccacaagggctaccagaCGCTTCACGACAACTACACGTGCGGAACGCCCCCGCACGAGGGCTCATCGCCCGAAAACAGTAAGAGCTTCTCCGATTCGGAAAAGAGGCCACTGGACCTGCAGGAGAGCCGTGTGGAGATCTCTCCCACGAGCCCGCGGCCTCGAGTCAGACTGGGTTCTGAGATAAAAGACTCCGTGGtgtaa
- the sema4ba gene encoding sema domain, immunoglobulin domain (Ig), transmembrane domain (TM) and short cytoplasmic domain, (semaphorin) 4Ba isoform X1 gives MWTMSMARLRFPVCTLFLIFLCLAAAEHDVTPRLTFSYNAKERTCRSFSVGGVFNFTSLLLSKEDNMLYVGAREILFALNLSDVSALELQKNLTWKTPDKKRGECSFKGKDLQTDCFNYIKILLRVNSTHLYVCGTYAFSPICAYINTANFSFVRSNTSEIVTEDGRSRCPFNPEYKSSAIMADGELYAGTVSNFQGNEPIIYKSLSQGTALKTENSLNWLQDPAFVGSAYIQESLPEGNLVGDDDKIYFFFSEAGKEFDFFDNTIVSRIARVCKGDLGGERVLQKKWTTFLKAQLLCSLPDDGFPFNIIQDMFVLTPSPEDWKNTVFYGVFTSQWYNGASGTSAVCSFTMEQVEKAFSGRYREVNRETQQWYTYNHPVPEPRPGACITNAARKQGVLSSLHMPDKVLNFVKDHFLMDNVLRSQPLLLKRHARYTQIAVHQVVAARKAYHVLFIGTDDGRLHKAVSVKNKMHIIEELALFRDSQPVQHIQLDSEMGLLYVSTFSELVEVPLANCTNYQSCGECILSRDPYCAWNGRQCVDVRQAPLSNLLQQDVDNADASAICNKSVMSTRFAKSAHARMSSCQVMVIPANTFQVLPCKLRSNLAERLWVFSETSGHFHYPSPEGELVVVAQADRQETYECWSVEEGFRQLLSNYCVRGEAKRESVTQTGRTRTPAASQDNFVILPGEAHSPQINTKTYWNELIVVCGLLAFSLLVFSLFVIYRNRDRMKSMIKEGECPNMQPKKPRMVPKPAENLPLNGNAVAASVVDHKGYQTLHDNYTCGTPPHEGSSPENSKSFSDSEKRPLDLQESRVEISPTSPRPRVRLGSEIKDSVV, from the exons ATGTGGACAATGAGTATGGCCCGCCTCCGTTTCCCTGTCTGCactctttttcttatttttctctgCTTGGCTGCTGCGGAGCATGACGTCACACCTCGCCTCACCTTCTCCTACA ATGCAAAGGAGAGAACATGCAGAAGTTTCTCGGTGGGCGGGGTCTTCAACTTCACGTCACTCCTGCTCAGCAAAGAGGACAACATGCTGTACGTTGGCGCTCGCGAGATTCTCTTCGCTCTCAACCTCTCGGACGTCAGCGCACTAGAGCTGCAAAAAAAT CTCACATGGAAAACCCCGGACAAGAAACGAGGCGAGTGCAGTTTCAAAGGAAAAGACCTGCAA ACGGATTGCTTCAACTACATCAAGATCTTATTGCGAGTGAACAGCACtcatctgtatgtgtgtggaaCGTACGCCTTCAGCCCCATCTGTGCTTACATT AACACTGCCAACTTCTCCTTCGTCAGAAGTAACACAAGCGAGATCGTCACCGAGGACGGACGCAGCCGTTGTCCCTTCAACCCTGAGTACAAGTCCAGCGCTATCATGGCTG ATGGCGAGCTGTATGCTGGCACAGTCAGCAATTTCCAGGGAAATGAGCCCATCATTTACAAGAGTCTCAGCCAAGGAACCGCTCTCAAAACGGAAAACTCCCTCAACTGGCTTCAAG ATCCGGCCTTCGTCGGCTCCGCCTACATCCAGGAGAGCCTGCCCGAGGGCAACCTGGTGGGCGACGACGATAAGATTTACTTCTTCTTCAGTGAGGCGGGAAAGGAGTTTGATTTCTTTGACAACACGATCGTGTCGCGCATCGCTCGCGTGTGCAAG GGAGATCTGGGCGGTGAGAGGGTCTTGCAGAAGAAGTGGACCACCTTTCTCAAGGCGCAACTTTTGTGCTCGCTGCCAGATGACGGCTTCCCCTTCAACATCATCCAGGACATGTTTGTGCTGACTCCCAGCCCGGAAGACTGGAAGAACACTGTATTTTACGGAGTCTTCACTTCCCAGTG GTACAACGGTGCCTCGGGAACCTCTGCTGTGTGCTCCTTCACAATGGAGCAGGTGGAAAAAGCCTTCAGCGGTCGATACCGCGAGGTGAACAGAGAAACCCAGCAGTGGTACACTTACAACCATCCTGTCCCAGAACCCCGGCCTGGAGCG tGTATCACGAACGCGGCCCGGAAGCAAGGCGTCTTGTCATCTCTCCACATGCCGGACAAGGTGTTGAATTTCGTCAAAGACCACTTCCTCATGGACAACGTGCTCCGCAGCCAGCCCCTGCTGCTCAAACGCCACGCTCGCTACACGCAGATCGCCGTCCATCAAGTCGTGGCGGCGCGCAAGGCCTACCACGTGCTCTTCATCGGCACAG ATGATGGGCGACTCCATAAAGCAGTGAGTGTGAAGAACAAGATGCACATCATTGAGGAGCTGGCGCTCTTCCGTGACTCCCAACCAGTGCAGCACATCCAGCTGGACTCGGAAATG GGTCTTCTTTATGTTTCCACTTTCTCTGAACTGGTGGAGGTCCCACTAGCTAACTGCACTAATTACCAGAGCTGCGGGGAGTGCATCCTCTCCAGGGACCCGTACTGTGCCTGGAATGGCAGGCAGTGTGTTGATGTCAGACAGGCTCCGCTAAGCAA tctGCTGCAGCAGGATGTGGATAATGCAGACGCTTCAGCTATTTGCAACAAGTCTGTGATGAGCACACGGTTTGCCAAGTCTGCACATGCAC GAATGTCATCTTGCCAGGTGATGGTTATCCCCGCCAACACTTTCCAAGTGTTGCCTTGCAAGCTGCGGTCCAATCTGGCTGAGAGGTTGTGGGTGTTCAGTGAGACTTCGGGTCACTTTCATTACCCCAGCCCAGAGGGGGAATTGGTGGTGGTTGCTCAGGCAGACAGGCAGGAGACCTACGAGTGCTGGTCCGTGGAGGAAGGCTTTCGACAGCTGCTGTCCAACTACTGCGTGCGGGGCGAGGCCAAGCGTGAGAGCGTCACCCAAACGGGCCGTACCCGTACCCCAGCCGCCTCGCAAGACAACTTTGTCATCCTGCCCGGCGAGGCTCACTCCCCGCAGATCAACACCAAGACCTACTGGAATGAGCTCATCGTGGTGTGCGGCCTCCTGGCCTTCTCCCTGCTGGTCTTCTCCCTGTTTGTAATCTACAGAAACCGCGACCGCATGAAGTCCATGATCAAGGAAGGCGAGTGCCCCAACATGCAACCGAAGAAGCCCAGAATGGTGCCGAAGCCCGCCGAGAACTTGCCGCTCAACGGCAACGCCGTGGCTGCCTCCGTGGTGGaccacaagggctaccagaCGCTTCACGACAACTACACGTGCGGAACGCCCCCGCACGAGGGCTCATCGCCCGAAAACAGTAAGAGCTTCTCCGATTCGGAAAAGAGGCCACTGGACCTGCAGGAGAGCCGTGTGGAGATCTCTCCCACGAGCCCGCGGCCTCGAGTCAGACTGGGTTCTGAGATAAAAGACTCCGTGGtgtaa